One window of the Trifolium pratense cultivar HEN17-A07 linkage group LG2, ARS_RC_1.1, whole genome shotgun sequence genome contains the following:
- the LOC123906045 gene encoding caffeoylshikimate esterase — protein sequence MAPESEIPLNFWGNMPEEEYYTSQGVRNTKSHFETPNGKIFTQSFLPLNADIKATVYMTHGYGSDTGWLFQKICINFATWGYAVFTADLLGHGRSDGLRCYLGDMEKVAATSLSYFLDVRRSQPYNNLPAFLFGESMGGLATMLMYFQSEPDTWTGLIFSAPLFVIPEDMKPSKVHLFVYGLLFGLADTWAAMPDNKMVGKAIRDPNKLKIIASNPRRYTGPPRVGTMRELLRVTQYVQDHFSNVTVPFLTAHGTADGVTCPSSSKLLYEKASSKDKTLKLYDGMYHSLIQGEPDESANLVLGDMREWIDERVRKYGPRNNSL from the coding sequence ATGGCACCGGAATCGGAGATTCCTCTAAATTTCTGGGGCAACATGCCCGAAGAAGAATACTACACCTCTCAAGGAGTACGTAACACTAAATCACACTTTGAAACTCCCAACGGTAAAATCTTCACACAATCCTTTCTCCCACTCAACGCTGATATCAAAGCCACCGTTTACATGACTCACGGCTACGGCTCCGACACCGGCTGGCTCTTCCAAAAAATCTGCATCAATTTCGCCACCTGGGGTTACGCCGTTTTCACCGCCGATCTCTTAGGTCACGGCCGTTCCGATGGTCTCCGTTGCTACCTCGGCGACATGGAAAAGGTCGCCGCCACCTCACTTTCATATTTCCTCGACGTCCGTCGTAGTCAACCTTACAACAACCTCCCGGCGTTTCTGTTCGGTGAGTCAATGGGTGGTTTAGCTACAATGCTGATGTACTTTCAATCAGAACCGGACACGTGGACGGGTTTGATATTCTCGGCGCCGCTTTTCGTGATTCCCGAGGATATGAAACCTAGTAAGGTTCATTTATTTGTGTACGGTCTTTTGTTTGGTTTAGCTGACACGTGGGCTGCTATGCCTGATAACAAAATGGTTGGAAAAGCGATTAGGGATCCAAATAAGCTGAAGATTATTGCTTCTAATCCAAGAAGGTATACGGGCCCACCTAGAGTTGGGACCATGAGGGAACTTCTCAGGGTTACTCAGTATGTACAAGATCATTTCTCTAATGTAACGGTGCCGTTTCTTACGGCACATGGTACTGCTGATGGTGTCACGTGCCCTTCTTCTTCTAAGCTTTTGTATGAGAAAGCTTCATCTAAGGATAAGACTTTGAAGCTTTATGATGGAATGTATCATTCTTTGATTCAAGGGGAGCCTGATGAGTCTGCTAATCTTGTGTTGGGAGATATGAGGGAGTGGATTGATGAGAGGGTCCGAAAGTATGGACCTAGGAACAAttctctataa